A region of Anguilla rostrata isolate EN2019 chromosome 10, ASM1855537v3, whole genome shotgun sequence DNA encodes the following proteins:
- the cenpe gene encoding centromere-associated protein E isoform X15, whose translation MTEESAVKVCVRVRPLIQREEASTENSEPVALYWKADKQAIHQIDDGSVTKTFSFDRVFSAEESTNQLYQDIAKPLVVSAVEGYNGTIFAYGQTSSGKTFTMMGSNRIPGVIPLAMEDVFQTIKNCPKKEFLLRVSYMEIYNETVTDLLCDSWKRKPLEIREGNYKNVYVADLTEELVTSAEQALSWIRKGEKNRHYGKTKMNQRSSRSHTIFRMILESRERSDPASGENADGAIIVSHLNLVDLAGAERASQTGAEGARLKEGCNINRSLFTLGQVIKKLSDENQGGFTNYRDSKLTRILQNSLGGNAKTVIICTITPATVEETISTLQFASAAKRMKNDPHVTEVSDDGALLRRYRNEIVDLKRRLQEVSSVTQTTATEKEVLAQLLQEKDQLQREQQDRIRNLTKIIVTSSNFVVAEKKVPKRRVTWGGKLFRPVQSGDFHIGDAEFGPSEPSVKKRKADLSVLLEQDDDSTEFDSQWETPDDIQFDIEMNQSNVTIRSVTDSDFPSPSRLGELSEKVASLEMQLQMETQQKQEAVEMSSSLEKRVAELEKQLEVQEQELLKDPQEEELGEPSEKVASLEMQLQMETQQKQEAVEMSTSLEKRVAELEKQLEVQEQELLKDPQEEYKKDLGDTIQLCEALVSEKANIAAERDLIKQELSILKDENLLLRRDKDHLLKEIEEKREMQEFSSLEQESAKQYEIELLAEISSIKKVAEKSVACVQKLEADMSAMSTLLKRKEEVIKELQNINGKDLVQENQQLRRSLADAEELSRETKKEWAFLRSDNLSLKERDSSMSTDYEKMKNEVTALCSKLEVEKSRFKKMQVDLQKELQGAFEENTKLTTLLDGKVPKNLIDSIELERTVTGLKKELEMHQEQESFLQSKVEELEALKDLPVQVESLKKQICDLTEELCAARAEKDCLLSAQTSSDAEIGRLTAEVQQAQDQLAEAQAKLSDAEIREDHLSQQHLDITQQAEELKAELKNLTEEKCQLLNTVEELNMKAERSREHETSIEGKLLEQQLLVKDLENKLEETQESSTHAEEHFKEISKQHQDQITQLSEELQLVRSERDALQSERTNTGHLSEEEQEKLRSQVTSLSEERDQLQEILEGVREERNQLKRDLQEKEEMVVQVQEELRQHLNSGHQALEETAQTELQQKIQQLAEELEGVREERTKLQSDLQENMETATETKNLLQSTQEELKQQQQLNTDLKMQSSDIESHLEQIKQLSEELQLVRSERDALLSERTNTGHLSEEEQEKLCLHVTSLTEERDQLQEILEGVREERNQLKGELQEKEEMSVEGQAELLSAQEELKLQQQLNSDLQAQISEKESQLEQITQLSEELQLVCSERDALQSERTNTGHLSEEEQEKLRSQVTSLTEERDQLQEILEGVREERNQLKRELQEKEEMSVEGQAELLSAQEDLKLQQQLNSDLQAQISEKESQLQEITQLSEELQLVRSERDALQSERTNTGHLSEEEQEKLCSQVTSLTEERDQLQEILEGVREERNQLKRDLQEKEEVSVEGQAELLSAQEELKLQQQLNSDLQAQISEKESRLEQQVAQVQEELRQQQHLNSEHQALREREQAELHQQIQQLTAELEGVREERTKLQSDLQENTEMAKETQNLLHSIQEDLKQQQVLNADLKTQNSEIETRLEQQITQLSEELQLVRSERDALQSERTNTTHLSEEEQEKLHSQVTSLTEERDQLQEVLEGVREERSQLKRDLLEKEEMLAQVQKQLLEKGHLNAEQQTLREKEQAEFQQQIQKLAEELEGVREECQQKAELEKASQEALSEANAAIASLREQIRDLEEKSSPAGQGGERLRARLEESELELQKVLEKFQKFADSAAGALKSLEQPLKDASLVQNELAFQVLASIPKPLRALYVEFRKSTDGISDLLWRTARGSAGVAQLHRQQLEAQASQDAACFEESRLQDLLIRAAGDPGDLLAATSDDFRQVWDQRLHELLERREQKLQEMNSVLAELEEGVARNAATVSEELPEQQRTNEELRALVTAPTLDLAALESLLERERARRTLVLQSKKAVFLNLQNEYFKMGSDLKAFKAQASQQLKEERSRSLTLLQKRESGPAKSEAELLQSLQELTLKLQQSETLVKAVQTRAGELEEAQARAEDRVSKHKEATQLLQTELQDVCAQLKEKEGAVRGLEGMLRESEAQVKRGMAPSAVELDEMKNKLIKMELELTARASTHQEELEKMTSMLDHKEEALRKLKEALRKTQQQGDESFMEESIYAKGTATIGGRTVQSSIVMEKNRLEEEVKQLKKKIVQLESLISSQQLEITKWKTRATKLKENRKEGVKAEMPLSPHTPTKRRRPITSEGHILDSPKSKFFDARSVSESVSANCPKQFFDNSTLGNVPEVLYPPTMPELGSPESPEIDLNAAVEDKNAEWWPMSPTQSDNCKTQ comes from the exons atgacagaagaatCTGCAGTTAAAGTCTGCGTGAGGGTTCGACCGTTAATACAAAG ggAGGAGGCGAGTACGGAAAATTCAGAGCCAGTCGCTTTGTATTGGAAAGCGGATAAACAAGCTATACATCAGATAGACGATGGCAGTGTTACGAAGACCTTCAGCTTTG ATAGGGTTTTCAGTGCGGAAGAATCAACAAATCAGCTGTACCAAGACATTGCAAAGCCCCTTGTTGTTTCTGCTGTGGAAGGGTACAATG GGACAATATTTGCCTACGGACAAACTTCTTCCGGAAAGACCTTTACCATGATGGGGAGCAATCGCATCCCTGGGGTGATACCACTGGCCATGGAAGATGTCTTCCAGACAATTAAAAAC TGTCCAAAAAAAGAGTTTCTTCTGAGGGTGTCCTATATGGAAATCTACAATGAGACCGTTACGGACTTGCTCTGTGATAGCTGGAAGAGAAAACCACTGGAAATCCGAGAAGGGaactat aaaaatgtttatgtgGCTGATCTGACTGAGGAGTTGGTGACATCTGCTGAACAAGCCCTCTCTTGGATCAGAAAAGGAGAAA agaatcGTCATTATGGGAAGACCAAAATGAACCAACGGAGCAGTCGCTCGCATACCATTTTCCGCATG ATTTTGGAAAGCCGTGAACGCAGTGATCCGGCTTCGGGTGAAAACGCCGATGGCGCCATCATTGTGTCACATCTG AACTTGGTTGACTTGGCTGGTGCGGAAAGGGCTAGCCAAACAGGAGCTGAGG GAGCTCGACTCAAAGAAGGATGCAATATAAATCGCAGCTTGTTCACCCTTGGGCAGGTGATCAAGAAGTTGTCTGATGAGAATCAAGG GGGCTTCACAAATTACAGGGACAGTAAACTTACCAGAATTCTCCAAAACTCATTGGGTGGCAATGCTAAAACTGTCATCATCTGTACCATCACTCCTGCAACGGTAGAGGAAACAATCAGCACTCTACAG TTTGCCAGTGCTGCAAAGCGCATGAAAAATGATCCCCACGTCACAGAGGTTTCGGACGACGGAGCCCTGCTTAGGAgatacagaaatgaaattgtGGACCTGAAGCGACGTCTGCAAGAG GTTTCTTCTGTCACACAAACAACGGCGACCGAGAAGGAGGTTTTGGCCCAGCTGCTGCAAGAAAAGGATCAGCTTCAACGGGAACAACAGGACAGGATTAGAAACTTGACCAAAATCATAGTCACCTCTTCCAACTTTGTTGTCGCTGAAAAAAAG GTTCCGAAGAGAAGAGTCACGTGGGGTGGCAAGCTTTTCAGGCCCGTGCAATCGGGCGACTTTCACATTGGAGACGCTGAGTTTGGCCCATCGGAACCATCTGTCAAGAAGAGAAAAGCGGATCTGTCGGTGTTGTTGGAACAGGATGATG aTAGCACGGAGTTCGATTCTCAATGGGAAACGCCGGACGATATCCAGTTCGACATAGAGATGAATCAGAGCAATGTTACGATACGAAGCGTAACTGACAG TGACTTCCCCTCTCCCAGCCGGCTGGGTGAACTTAGCGAGAAGGTTGCCAGCCTGGAAATGCAGCTGCAAATGGAGACCCAGCAGAAGCAGGAAGCTGTTGAAATGAGCTCATCTCTGGAGAAGAGGGTGGCAGAGCTGGAGAAACAGCTGGAGGTCCAAGAACAAGAGTTGCTCAAAGATCCACAGGAGGAG GAGCTGGGTGAACCTAGCGAGAAGGTTGCCAGCCTGGAAATGCAGCTGCAAATGGAGACCCAGCAGAAGCAGGAAGCTGTTGAAATGAGCACATCTCTGGAGAAGAGGGTGGCAGAGCTGGAGAAACAGCTGGAGGTCCAAGAACAAGAGTTGCTCAAAGATCCACAGGAGGAG TACAAGAAGGATCTGGGAGACACCATCCAACTTTGTGAAGCACTTGTATCTGAAAAG GCAAATATTGCTGCCGAGCGTGATCTCATCAAGCAGGAATTGAGCATCTTGAAGGATGAAAACTTGCTCTTGAGGCGAGACAAGGATCATCTCCTGAAGGAGATCGAGGAGAAGCGAGAGATGCAGGAATTTAGTTCTCTGGAACAGGAGAGCGCCAAACAGTATGAG ATTGAACTGCTTGCTGAAATTTCCAGTATAAAGAAGGTAGCAGAGAAGTCTGTTGCTTGTGTTCAAAAGCTTGAG gctgaTATGTCTGCCATGTCAACTCTGCTTAAACGGAAGGAGGAGGTTATAAAGGAATTACAGAATATT AACGGCAAAGATTTAGTCCAGGAGAATCAGCAGTTGAGACGATCCCTGGCTGATGCTGAGGAGTTGAGTCGTGAGACGAAGAAGGAGTGGGCCTTTCTGCGCAGTGACAATCTCTCACTGAAGGAGAGGGAT TCATCGATGAGCACAGACTACGAGAAGATGAAGAACGAGGTGACAGCCCTTTGCAGTAAACTAGAGGTGGAGAAATCTCGCTTTAAGAAGATGCAGGTTGATCTACAGAAGGAGCTACAGGGGGCCTTTGAAGAGAACACCAAATTGACCACCCTTCTTGATGGAAAAGTCCCCAAAA ATCTTATTGACAGTATTGAACTGGAGAGGACAGTCACTGGTTTGAAGAAAGAGCTTGAGATGCATCAGGAGCAGGAGAGCTTCCTGCAGTCTaaggtggaggagctggaggctctGAAGGACCTCCCAGTTCAAGTTGAAAGTTTAAAGAAACAG ATTTGCGACCTTACAGAAGAGCTTTGTGCTGCTCGGGCTGAGAAGGACTGCCTGCTCTCTGCTCAGACCAGCAGTGATGCAGAAATCGGGAGGCTAACGGCTGAAGTCCAGCAAGCCCAGGACCAGCTGGCTGAAGCGCAAGCCAAGCTAAGCGACGCAGAAATCAGGGAGGATCATCTGTCCCAGCAGCATCTCGACATCACCCAGCAGGCCGAGGAACTAAAAGCAGAGTTGAAGAACCTCACGGAAGAAAAATGCCAACTTCTCAACACTGTGGAAGAACTAAACATGAAG GCTGAGAGAAGCAGAGAACATGAGACTTCTATTGAAGGAAAGCTGCTTGAACAACAGCTTTTGGTGAAAGACTTGGAGAACAAACTTGAGGAAACTCAAGAGTCATCCACACATGCAGAAGAGCACTTCAAAGAGATTTCTAAGCAGCATCAAGACCAG ATTACGCAGCTGAGTGAGGAGCTTCAGCTGGTGCGCAGTGAGAGAGATGCTCTCCAGTCAGAGAGGACAAACACTGGTCATCTTTCAGAGGAGGAACAGGAGAAACTCCGCTCACAAGTCACCTCCCTCTCTGAGGAGAGAGACCAGCTCCAGGAGATActggagggagtgagagaggagagaaaccaGTTGAAGAGAGACCtgcaagagaaagaggagatg GTGGTGCAGGTCCAGGAGGAGCTGAGGCAGCATCTGAACTCTGGGCATCAGGCCCTTGAAGAGACAGCCCAAACTGAGCTTCAACAGAAG ATCCAGCAGTTGGCTGAGGAActggagggagtgagagaggagagaaccaAGCTACAGAGTGACCTGCAGGAGAACATGGAGACG GCCACAGAAACTAAAAATCTGCTTCAGTCTACCCAAGAGGAgttaaaacaacagcagcaacttAACACTGACCTCAAGATGCAAAGCTCAGATATTGAGAGCCATCTAGAACAG ATAAAGCAGCTGAGTGAGGAGCTTCAGCTGGTGCGCAGTGAGAGAGATGCTCTCCTATCAGAGAGGACAAACACTGGTCATCTTTCAGAGGAGGAACAGGAGAAACTTTGCTTGCATGTCACCTCTCTCACTGAGGAGAGAGACCAGCTCCAGGAGATActggagggagtgagagaggagaggaaccaGCTGAAGGGAGAACtgcaggagaaagaggagatg AGTGTAGAGGGACAAGCAGAGCTCCTCAGTGCCCAGGAGGAGCtgaaactgcagcagcagctgaactctgaccttcAGGCCCAGATCTCTGAGAAGGAGTCTCAGCTGGAGCAG ATAACGCAGCTGAGCGAGGAGCTTCAgctggtgtgcagtgagagagatgcTCTCCAGTCAGAGAGGACAAACACTGGTCATCTTTCAGAGGAGGAACAGGAGAAACTCCGCTCACAAGTCACCTCCCTCACTGAGGAGAGAGACCAGCTCCAGGAGATActggagggagtgagagaggagaggaaccaGCTGAAGAGAGAactgcaggagaaggaggagatg AGTGTGGAGGGACAAGCAGAGCTCCTCAGTGCCCAGGAGGATCtgaaactgcagcagcagctgaactctgacctccaGGCCCAGATCTCTGAGAAGGAGTCTCAGCTGCAGGAG ATAACGCAGCTGAGTGAGGAGCTTCAGCTGGTGCGCAGTGAGAGAGATGCTCTCCAGTCAGAGAGGACAAACACTGGTCATCTTTCAGAGGAGGAACAGGAGAAACTCTGCTCACAGGTCACCTCCCTCACTGAGGAGAGAGACCAGCTCCAGGAGATActggagggagtgagagaggagaggaaccaGCTGAAGAGAGacctgcaggagaaggaggaggtg AGTGTAGAGGGACAAGCAGAGCTCCTCAGTGCCCAGGAGGAGCtgaaactgcagcagcagctgaactctgaccttcAGGCCCAGATCTCAGAGAAGGAGTCTCGGCTGGAGCAGCAG GTGGCGCAGGTCCAGGAGGAGCtgaggcagcagcagcacctgaaCTCCGAGCATCAGGccctgagggagagggagcaggccGAGCTTCATCAGCAG ATCCAGCAGTTGACTGCGGAGctggagggagtgagagaggagagaaccaAGCTACAGAGTGACCTGCAGGAGAACACTGAGATG GCCAAAGAAACTCAAAATCTGCTTCACTCTATTCAAGAGGACTTGAAACAACAGCAGGTGCTTAATGCTGACCTCAAGACACAAAACTCAGAAATTGAGACTCGCCTAGAACAGCAG ATAACGCAGCTGAGCGAGGAGCTTCAGCTGGTGCGCAGTGAGAGAGATGCTCTCCAGTCAGAGAGGACAAACACTACTCATCTTTCAGAGGAGGAACAGGAGAAACTCCACTCACAAGTCACCTCCCTCACTGAGGAGAGAGACCAGCTCCAGGAGGTActggagggagtgagagaggagaggagccagTTGAAGAGAGACCTGCTGGAGAAGGAAGAGATG CTTGCTCAGGTCCAGAAACAGTTGTTGGAGAAGGGACATCTGAATGCGGAGCAGCAGACCTtaagagaaaaagaacaagCGGAATTCCAGCAGCAG ATCCAGAAGCTGGCAGAGGAActggagggggtgagagaggagtgtcAGCAGAAGGCCGAACTGGAAAAGGCTTCTCAAGAG GCGCTGTCTGAAGCAAACGCAGCCATAGCCAGCCTGAGGGAGCAGATCCGTGACCTTGAAGAGAAAAGCAGCCCAgctgggcagggaggggagaggctcCGGGCCCGACTGGAGGAGTCCGAACTGGAGCTGCAG AAAGTTCTGGAGAAGTTCCAGAAGTTTGCCGACAGCGCCGCGGGCGCTCTGAAGAGCCTGGAGCAGCCGCTGAAGGACGCCTCGCTCGTTCAGAACGAGCTGGCCTTCCAGGTCCTGGCGTCCATCCCCAAGCCGCTCCGGGCCCTGTACGTGGAGTTCCGCAAGAGCACCGACGGCATCAGCGACCTCCTCTGGCGGACCGCG AGGGGCAGCGCGGGCGTGGCCCAGCTGCACAGGCAACAGCTGGAGGCCCAGGCCTCGCAGGACGCCGCCTGCTTCGAGGAGAGCCGCCTGCAGGACCTGCTGATCCGGGCCGCCGGGGATCCCGGCGACCTGCTCGCCGCGACCAGCGACGACTTCCGCCAGGTCTGGGACCAGCGGCTCCACGAGCTCCTGGAGAGAAGGGAGCAGAAACTGCAG GAAATGAACAGCGTGTTGGCCGAGCTGGAGGAGGGCGTGGCCAGGAACGCAGCCACCGTTTCCGAAGAGCTTCCCGAGCAGCAGAGGACCAACGAGGAGCTGCGGGCCCTGGTCACCGCCCCGACCCTTGACCTCGCGGCGCTCGAAAGCCTGCTGGAGCGCGAACGGGCGAGACGCACCCTGGTGCTGCAGAGCAAGAAGGCCGTTTTCCTG AACCTGCAGAATGAGTACTTCAAGATGGGGAGCGACCTGAAGGCCTTTAAAGCCCAGGCCAGCcagcagctgaaggaggagaggagcaggagccTGACGCTGCTGCAGAAACGGGAGAGCGGCCCGGCCAAGAGCGAGGCCGAGCTGCTGCAGAGCCTCCAGGAGCTCACGCTCAAGCTCCAGCAGTCGGAGACACTCGTCAAG GCGGTGCAGACGAGGGcgggggagctggaggaggcccaGGCCAGGGCGGAGGACAGGGTCTCCAAGCACAAGGAGGCCACGCAGCTCCTGCAGACGGAGCTCCAGGACGTCTGCGCCCagctgaaggagaaggagggcGCCGTCCGGGGCCTGGAGGGGATGCTCCGGGAGAGCGAG GCTCAGGTTAAGAGAGGCATGGCGCCCAGTGCTGTGGAGCTGGACGAGATGAAGAACAAGCTGATCAAAATGGAGCTGGAGCTAACGGCGCGCGCTTCCACACACCAAGAGGA GCTGGAGAAAATGACGTCCATGCTGGATCACAAAGAGGAGGCCTTGAGGAAGCTGAAGGAGGCCCTTCGGAAAACACAGCAGCAAGGCGATGAGTCAT tCATGGAAGAGTCCATCTATGCCAAGGGAACAGCCACCATCGGGGGGCGCACTGTCCAGAGCAGCATAGTCATGGAGAAAAACAGACTTGAAGAGGAAGTGAAGCAGCTGAAGAAGAAAATTGTCCAGCTCGAGAG